One Glycine max cultivar Williams 82 chromosome 6, Glycine_max_v4.0, whole genome shotgun sequence DNA segment encodes these proteins:
- the LOC100779955 gene encoding kinesin-like protein KIN-4C yields MKKTNRRSKQSSPIHTSASDSNEKQIYEERIRELEAENKAYKTEIAELRQQRQGSDSSATRNGVEKLKKEYLQKLNLLEDQVTELKMKLGTRSQFSTQRKKVDESTKQLQFDIQNLKAQKVQLQCKIKLESVQFRLCKALLEKEVLQLKKEGRRNEVKTQSLLASNDRLKMVLQRKTEEASAATKRLQDMITARKAVSHRSTGARSRNGQLILDAEQELEATTQLHKLCSQYESKMEKMAGEISQLKEENEILRQEKLGSQLQEVDCDSQEKDSDIQDLKEQMNSLGSLLRELQSRKEKLDFKDKKQGDLGLFLLSEESNDKIKMNTPEMGSASENSVKRERTSEGICCSCSKKSLCKTNKCKCRSSGGSCGASCGCTRLKCTNREPNQLEGSEPLKSGNTECTQEASAEDKDGSVIASECAKLLQSALVQKPASCKDNLVPKKKPLRDIQNSMAKLDDQKQGKKKKARKPVIQLITNDPISSSPENSSSIETQENNPTGLDKVANSTTENNSGQTNEFATSISDAPGFRRLRNPTRQAKSVVEKDNCLI; encoded by the exons ATGAAGAAGACGAATCGCCGATCCAAGCAATCGAGCCCAATCCATACCTCAGCGTCGGACTCGAACGAAAAGCAAATCTACGAGGAGAGGATTCGCGAGCTCGAGGCGGAAAATAAAGCATATAAG ACGGAGATTGCTGAACTAAGGCAGCAACGACAGGGGAGTGATTCATCGGCTACTAGGAATGGAGTTGAAAAGCTTAAGAAGGAGTATCTTCAGAAGCTGAACTTGCTCGAAGATCAG GTTACTGAATTGAAGATGAAACTTGGTACTCGGTCCCAGTTTTCAACTCAAAGGAAAAAAGTCGATGAATCAACTAAACAGTTGCAATTCgatattcaaaatttgaaggCTCAAAAG GTTCAACTGCAATGTAAGATCAAATTAGAATCTGTGCAATTTCGATTATGCAAGGCCCTACTTGAAAAAGAGGTTCTTCAG CTTAAGAAAGAGGGAAGGAGGAATGAAGTCAAGACCCAAAGTTTGCTGGCTTCAAATGATAGGCTTAAAATG GTTTTACAGCGGAAGACAGAGGAAGCTTCTGCTGCTACTAAACGTCTACAAGACATGATAACAGCACGAAAAGCTGTATCACATAGATCAACTG GTGCTAGAAGTAGAAATGGTCAATTAATTCTg GATGCTGAGCAAGAACTAGAAGCCACAACTCAGTTACACAAGTTATGTTCTCAATATGAATCCAAAATGGAAAA GATGGCTGGAGAGATTTCACAGCTGAAGGAAGAAAATGAGATCCTTAGGCAGGAAAAATTAGG GTCTCAGCTACAGGAGGTAGACTGTGACAGTCAGGAGAAAGATTCTGATATCCAAGATTTAAAGGAACAAATGAACAGTCTTGGTTCTCTACTTAGAGAATTACAATCGAGGAAGGAGAAGCTTGATTTCAAGGATAAGAAGCAG GGGGACCTGGGTCTGTTTCTTCTCTCTGAAGAGAGCAATGACAAGATAAAAATGAATACACCCGAAATGGGCAGTGCAAGTGAGAATAGTGTTAAGAGGGAGAGAACAAGTGAAGGGATTTGCTGCTCATGCAGTAAGAAGTCCTTGTGCAAAACTAATAAATGCAAGTGTCGATCCAGTGGAGGGAGCTGCGGAGCATCATGTGGCTGCACACGTTTAAAGTGCACAAATAGGGAACCAAACCAATTAGAAGGAAGTGAACCGCTAAAATCAGGTAATACAGAATGTACTCAAGAGGCTTCCGCTGAAGACAAAGATGGAAGTGTGATTGCTTCTGAATGTGCTAAACTACTCCAGAGTGCACTTGTTCAGAAACCTGCTAGTTGCAAGGACAATCTGGTTCCCAAAAAGAAGCCATTACGTGACATTCAGAACTCAATG GCTAAATTGGATGATCAAAAGCAaggtaagaaaaagaaagcgCGGAAACCAGTAATTCAGCTAATTACCAATGACCCAATATCTTCCTCTCCAGAAAATAGCAGCAGTATTGAAACTCAGGAAAATAATCCAACGGGGTTGGACAAGGTGGCAAATTCAACTACAGAGAATAATTCTGGCCAAACAAATGAATTTGCCACATCCATTAGTGACGCACCTGGATTTCGTCGTCTAAGAAATCCAACCCGACAAGCAAAATCCGTTGTCGAGAAAGATAACTGTCTCATTTAA
- the LOC100779415 gene encoding protein YABBY 8, whose protein sequence is MSTLTRLFDLPEQICYIQCGFCNTILMVSVPCSSLSMVVTVRCGHCTNLLSVNMLKASFIPFHLLASLSHLEPKESSPEEDANKTLNSHSASMMTYSDCEEEDIIPMSHHVVNKPPEKRQRTPSAYNCFIKEEIKRLKAENPEMTHKEAFSTAAKNWANFPQTQWCKGDEERCSQTEKLVDLDSLVDPADAEVNEEVQGFRGRKVPRNSILETTQFE, encoded by the exons ATGTCTACACTGACCCGTCTTTTTGATCTTCCGGAACAGATATGTTACATACAATGTGGATTCTGTAACACTATTTTAATG GTAAGTGTTCCATGCAGCAGTTTGTCGATGGTGGTGACAGTAAGATGCGGGCACTGCACAAACCTCCTTTCTGTTAATATGTTGAAAGCTTCTTTTATCCCTTTCCACCTCTTAGCATCTCTTAGTCATCTTGAG CCAAAAGAAAGTAGTCCAGAAGAAGATGCTAACAAGACTTTGAACAGTCACAGTGCATCCATGATGACCTATTCTGATTGTGAGGAAGAGGATATAATTCCAATGAGTCATCATGTTGTGAATAAAC CCCCAGAGAAGAGACAGCGAACACCATCAGCTTATAACTGCTTCATCAA GGAGGAGATTAAAAGGCTAAAGGCTGAAAATCCTGAAATGACCCACAAGGAAGCTTTTAGTACAGCTGCAAAAAAT TGGGCCAATTTCCCCCAAACTCAGTGGTGCAAAGGAGATGAAGAGAGGTGTAGCCAGACAGAAAAACTTGTTGATCTTGACTCACTAGTGGACCCTGCTGATGCTGAG GTCAATGAAGAAGTTCAAGGTTTCCGTGGAAGAAAGGTGCCAAGAAATTCCATCTTGGAAACGACACAGTTTGAATGA
- the LOC100779415 gene encoding protein YABBY 8 isoform X1, whose product MVSVPCSSLSMVVTVRCGHCTNLLSVNMLKASFIPFHLLASLSHLEPKESSPEEDANKTLNSHSASMMTYSDCEEEDIIPMSHHVVNKPPEKRQRTPSAYNCFIKEEIKRLKAENPEMTHKEAFSTAAKNWANFPQTQWCKGDEERCSQTEKLVDLDSLVDPADAEVNEEVQGFRGRKVPRNSILETTQFE is encoded by the exons ATG GTAAGTGTTCCATGCAGCAGTTTGTCGATGGTGGTGACAGTAAGATGCGGGCACTGCACAAACCTCCTTTCTGTTAATATGTTGAAAGCTTCTTTTATCCCTTTCCACCTCTTAGCATCTCTTAGTCATCTTGAG CCAAAAGAAAGTAGTCCAGAAGAAGATGCTAACAAGACTTTGAACAGTCACAGTGCATCCATGATGACCTATTCTGATTGTGAGGAAGAGGATATAATTCCAATGAGTCATCATGTTGTGAATAAAC CCCCAGAGAAGAGACAGCGAACACCATCAGCTTATAACTGCTTCATCAA GGAGGAGATTAAAAGGCTAAAGGCTGAAAATCCTGAAATGACCCACAAGGAAGCTTTTAGTACAGCTGCAAAAAAT TGGGCCAATTTCCCCCAAACTCAGTGGTGCAAAGGAGATGAAGAGAGGTGTAGCCAGACAGAAAAACTTGTTGATCTTGACTCACTAGTGGACCCTGCTGATGCTGAG GTCAATGAAGAAGTTCAAGGTTTCCGTGGAAGAAAGGTGCCAAGAAATTCCATCTTGGAAACGACACAGTTTGAATGA